The Arabidopsis thaliana chromosome 5, partial sequence genomic interval ATAGTGAAAATATAGGTATACTCGATATTAGAGTCATTCCATGTATCACTTCGACAATCTCTAAACAACATTACATATAGATCGAGTAGTGTTCCTAGATTTCAAGGAAGTGTAGTGTGGGTCACATCTTCTGAGTTTTGGAGTCGAGGACGTCTACATGGTGGTGCTCTCTTGGCTAGTATTTGTGATGAATTGAATTCTGCAATTGAAGCTCCACATGATCCTGATGGTGGAGTACTTATATCCGGACCCGTATCTATTTCACAACaaagatattaatatatttgtgaaaaaatagCTGCAAGGATAGTAACTGtgattttctttatatgtaAACTGACCTGATCTTCTAGCTTCTACAAAACCAAtcacaaacatcaaacaaagcAGAAGAACATGTGATGTCTTCATCGCCATTGGCTCTTCTTATCTCAAGTAGCTAAATACAAATCAAgagaaactaaatatatacaaactttttatatattgcaTTTAAAATGAACGCGGTTGGTAGCTTAGCTAAATGCTATACTGCCAACTAGTTTCCTTCTCCCCGCGTTTTGACTTGCGACTTATTTGCATGATTGCATCTATGAAGACTAGTTTTTATGGCCCCAATagtcaacaaagaaaacaaaagtcaacttttttttatgggGTTGACAAAGTCAACTTGGCATGCccctcttttgttttctattattttttggtacgATACACAacaccaatttttttatatttttttttgctaacacataaatatttcattaaaaatagaaaatgtttgGAGGTACTAGAACCAATAATTTGGTCTcataaaaaaagtaataaaaacatggaaacaaaaaaatccgTCTATtgtatcaacaaaaataagtaagCTTTCAGAATCAATGAAACGATAAAACGATTTTGATGTATCTCCTAGAAGACATCTCAAAAAGGAAGATACACATTGTCAAACAACCAAGGTcgattcaacaaaaacaaagctgATGGAAGAgccttttactttttttttttctgttatttcaacctctcttttgttttgaacattTTGATGCGTTAATTTAAAAGTGGCGAAGATTATATGGTTATGATTCATTGGACTATTGGAGCATACAGGTTGTGAGTAGCtgattaaaagaaagagactAAGTAGTTACTTATTAATCTAG includes:
- a CDS encoding uncharacterized protein (unknown protein; BEST Arabidopsis thaliana protein match is: unknown protein (TAIR:AT5G36920.1); Has 9 Blast hits to 9 proteins in 2 species: Archae - 0; Bacteria - 0; Metazoa - 0; Fungi - 0; Plants - 9; Viruses - 0; Other Eukaryotes - 0 (source: NCBI BLink).), with translation MAMKTSHVLLLCLMFVIGFVEARRSDTGPDISTPPSGSCGASIAEFNSSQILAKRAPPCRRPRLQNSEDVTHTTLP